The window TGGCGCAGGTCGGCGAGGGTGCCGGTCTCCACGACCCGGCCGGAGCGGATGATGCTCACCCGGTCGCAGAGCTTCTCGGCCTCGGCCAGGATGTGGCTGGAGAGCAGCACAGTGCGGCCGTTCGTCCGCTCGTCGTTGATGCACTGCTGGAACACCGCCTCCATCAGCGGGTCGAGGCCGGACGTCGGCTCGTCCAGGATCAGCAGCTCGACGTCGGAGGCGAGCGCGGCGACCAGCGCGACCTTCTGCCGGTTGCCCTTCGAGTACGTCTTGGCTTTCTTGCGGGGGTCGAGCTCGAACCGCTCCAGCAGGTCCGCCCTGCGGCGCGGGTCGAGGCCGCCGCGGACCCGGCCGAGCAGGTCGATCACCTCGCCGCCGGACAGGTTCGGCCAGAGGTTGACGTCGCCGGGAACGTAGGCGAGCCGTCTGTGCAGGGCGACCGCGTCCCGCCACGGGTCGCCGCCGAGTAGCCGCGCCTGCCCGGAGTCGGCGCGCAGTAGCCCGAGCAGAACCCGGATCGTGGTGGTCTTTCCTGCGCCGTTGGGCCCGAGGAAACCGTGGACCTCGCCGGAACGGACTGAGAGGTCGAGTCCGTCGAGTGCGCGGACCGGCCCGAACGTTTTCACGACCCCGGCGAGTTCGATGGCCGAGACACTGTCGTTGGAAGCCATAGTTCTGACGGTATCGAGTCTTCACAAATTTGTGAAGATTGGCGAGAATGTTCGAGGCAGGGCAGTATCGAAAGACGCGACGTCGGTGGAAGGGAGCGCTGGTGAGACCGGAGGCCAGCAGGGGTGCGGGAGGCGCGGAGGTCGCCATCGAGCTGATTTCGCAGCCGTCGTCGGACGCCGTCCCGGAGAGCGGCGATGCCGACGAGGCGATCCGGGCGGACTTCCGCGAGCGGTTCGCGCTCGTGATGACGAACTGGGGTCTCCAGCGCATGGTCGCCAGGGTGTACGCCGCTCTGGTCGTGACCGAGTCGCCGACGCTGACGATGCCCGAGCTCGCCGAGTTGCTGCAGGCCAGCGCCGGGGCGATCTCGGGTGCGGTGAAGTCACTCACGACGATCGGCATCGTCGAGCGGGTGCCGGCTCCCGGCAGCCGTCGCGACCACTACCGGATCGCCGACAACGGCTGGTACGAGGCGATGCTGGAGAAGAACAAGCAGGTCGTGCAGCAGATGATCGATCTGGCCGCGGACGGCGTCGGTAAGGTCGGGGAGGACTCAGTCGCCGGTCATCGGTTGGCCGAGATGCGGGACTTCTATTCGTTCATCAGCGCTGAGATGCCGACGATGCTCAGCCACTGGGAGCGGGCCCGCGACGAGCGCCGGGCGGCGCGGCAAGCGTCGAGCGACGCCGAGGCG is drawn from Cryptosporangium aurantiacum and contains these coding sequences:
- a CDS encoding ABC transporter ATP-binding protein; translated protein: MASNDSVSAIELAGVVKTFGPVRALDGLDLSVRSGEVHGFLGPNGAGKTTTIRVLLGLLRADSGQARLLGGDPWRDAVALHRRLAYVPGDVNLWPNLSGGEVIDLLGRVRGGLDPRRRADLLERFELDPRKKAKTYSKGNRQKVALVAALASDVELLILDEPTSGLDPLMEAVFQQCINDERTNGRTVLLSSHILAEAEKLCDRVSIIRSGRVVETGTLADLRHLTRTSIEAELTREPDGLADLPGLHDVTVAGTRLICQVDAESLGTLLGRLEQFGIRSLVSQPPTLEELFLRHYSDEPALNGARA
- a CDS encoding MarR family transcriptional regulator, whose protein sequence is MTNWGLQRMVARVYAALVVTESPTLTMPELAELLQASAGAISGAVKSLTTIGIVERVPAPGSRRDHYRIADNGWYEAMLEKNKQVVQQMIDLAADGVGKVGEDSVAGHRLAEMRDFYSFISAEMPTMLSHWERARDERRAARQASSDAEA